One stretch of Terriglobia bacterium DNA includes these proteins:
- a CDS encoding chromate transporter: MVSSPWSLLWIWTVIGAQSFGGGSATLYLIRRVAVERYKWITDDDFTRYWGICQIAPGINILGLVILIGWRVAGAPGAVLSLTGLLLPSAAITVALTSIYASVREAPVVRAAIAGVVPATVGLGLFLSFTMVRPLLNAARQEGRSSTLVAVALLLASTIVASFARTPVLAILWAAGALAALAQRQIAERRKQS; encoded by the coding sequence ATGGTTTCTTCACCCTGGAGCCTTTTGTGGATCTGGACCGTGATCGGCGCGCAGTCGTTCGGCGGCGGATCGGCGACGCTGTATCTCATCCGCCGCGTGGCCGTGGAACGATACAAGTGGATCACGGACGATGACTTCACCCGTTATTGGGGGATCTGCCAGATCGCTCCTGGAATCAACATCCTCGGACTCGTCATCCTGATCGGCTGGCGCGTCGCAGGAGCCCCTGGCGCCGTCCTCTCTTTGACTGGCCTCTTGCTGCCTAGCGCCGCAATTACCGTCGCCCTGACATCTATATATGCAAGCGTTCGCGAAGCTCCGGTTGTGCGCGCAGCGATCGCCGGAGTGGTGCCGGCAACCGTCGGCCTGGGCTTGTTCCTCTCCTTTACCATGGTGCGGCCGCTTTTGAACGCAGCGCGGCAGGAGGGGCGGTCGAGCACTCTTGTGGCTGTGGCTCTTCTTCTCGCCAGCACCATCGTCGCTTCATTCGCCCGAACGCCCGTGCTCGCCATTCTCTGGGCGGCCGGAGCCTTGGCCGCGCTGGCGCAAAGGCAGATCGCAGAGCGGAGGAAGCAGTCCTGA
- the devC gene encoding ABC transporter permease DevC, translated as MPIPVAWLQLTHERGRLVAAIIGISFAVVLMLTQLGFQDALLSSVGVMHSAFLGDLVLINPGYANLVTPRTFTENRLYQTLSSKAVDKVYPLYLDQAPLKNPVNHKEVSIYIIAFKPTAVLLNRPGIPENLRKIQDVGMVLYDSVSRPEFGPVADLFERDGKVTTELAGVRVDVAGLFQLGTSFGSDGHVVMSDETFFHVLPYRQPGIINVGLIQLKPGADVQKTKKELAGILPHDVVILTKDEFVAREVGFWTSSTPIGFVFGLGVLVGVFIGCIIVYQILYTDVTNHLSEYATLKAMGYRNRFLFKVVMQEALVLSVLGFFPGVLVAHFVYSIAHQATLLPMAMSLSRIALVYLLTAGMCAISAILAARKVRSADPAEIF; from the coding sequence ATGCCTATTCCCGTCGCCTGGCTCCAGCTCACTCACGAAAGAGGCCGGCTCGTTGCCGCTATCATCGGAATCTCTTTCGCCGTCGTGCTGATGCTGACGCAGCTCGGTTTTCAGGACGCCTTGCTGTCGAGCGTCGGAGTCATGCATTCCGCATTCCTTGGCGATCTGGTTCTGATCAATCCCGGGTACGCCAATCTCGTCACGCCGCGGACGTTCACGGAAAATCGCCTGTATCAAACGCTGAGTTCAAAAGCGGTGGACAAGGTGTACCCGCTTTATCTGGACCAGGCTCCATTGAAGAATCCCGTCAACCACAAAGAGGTTTCGATCTACATCATCGCCTTCAAACCGACCGCGGTCCTTTTGAACAGGCCGGGCATCCCTGAAAACCTCCGGAAAATCCAGGATGTCGGCATGGTCCTTTACGATTCGGTCAGCCGGCCGGAGTTCGGCCCGGTGGCGGACCTTTTTGAGCGGGACGGAAAGGTTACGACGGAACTCGCCGGCGTCAGAGTGGACGTCGCCGGCCTGTTTCAACTTGGAACTTCATTCGGCAGCGACGGCCACGTCGTGATGAGCGACGAAACATTCTTCCATGTCCTCCCTTACCGCCAGCCTGGAATCATTAATGTTGGTCTGATCCAGTTGAAGCCCGGCGCCGATGTCCAGAAAACGAAAAAGGAGCTCGCGGGCATCCTTCCGCACGATGTCGTGATCCTCACCAAGGACGAGTTCGTGGCACGCGAAGTCGGGTTCTGGACTTCGAGCACACCGATCGGCTTCGTGTTCGGCCTTGGTGTTCTGGTCGGAGTGTTCATCGGCTGCATCATCGTGTATCAGATCCTGTACACCGATGTGACAAACCATCTTTCGGAATATGCCACGCTGAAGGCGATGGGCTACCGGAACCGATTTCTGTTCAAGGTCGTGATGCAGGAGGCTCTTGTTCTTTCCGTTCTTGGTTTTTTTCCCGGCGTTCTTGTGGCGCACTTCGTTTATTCCATCGCTCACCAGGCTACTCTGCTGCCGATGGCGATGTCATTGTCCCGGATTGCCCTCGTGTACCTGTTGACCGCGGGCATGTGCGCCATCTCGGCAATACTCGCCGCGCGCAAAGTCCGTTCCGCCGATCCTGCCGAGATTTTCTGA